One part of the Anaerolineales bacterium genome encodes these proteins:
- a CDS encoding 2-oxoacid:acceptor oxidoreductase subunit alpha: MATPQVQETQQTGTGKAVVNDFSMTVATKNGSGSQTSNLTLLRALFKMGIPVSGKNLFPSNIQGLPTWYTIRLSKKGYLARRAEHEIVVAMNEDTFVEDLASVAPGGAFYYGDHLKFEVNRTDISVYSFPAKKFAKESTAPATLRDYVANMAYVGVLAHMLDIDMSKIREALDYHFDGKEKPIAINMGVIEAAYEWAKTSLTKTDPFRVEPMDETQGFIMADGNTAGALGSIFGGVQFMAWYPITPASSLAEGVSQNIAKFRDKEGHDGKTYGIVQAEDELAAIGMAVGAGWSGLRSLTSTSGPGISLMTEFVGLAAYAEIPVVIWDIQRVGPSTGLPTRTSQGDIISTYFLGHGDTKHIMLLPGSASECFEFGWKSFDIAERMQTPVFVMSDLDLGMNTWMTKPFEYPNVPMDRGKILWEEDLEKLSDWQRYKDVDGDGIPYRTVPGNKHPRSAWFARGTGHNDNAKYSERSEDWEKNMARLKHKFETASSYMPKPEITGSGNKVGIISYGSTDAAILEARDYLAENGLETDYLRLRAVPFTSEVKDFIDKHERVYVVEMNRDGQMNMILRLEYPEHTMKLISLAKHDGMPLTANWVKEAVELQEK, encoded by the coding sequence ATGGCAACACCGCAGGTGCAAGAAACACAACAAACCGGAACAGGCAAAGCTGTGGTCAACGATTTTTCGATGACCGTGGCCACCAAGAACGGCTCGGGCAGCCAGACGTCCAACCTGACGCTGCTGCGCGCCCTGTTCAAGATGGGCATCCCCGTCTCGGGCAAGAACCTGTTCCCGTCCAACATTCAGGGTCTGCCCACTTGGTACACCATCCGCCTGAGCAAGAAGGGTTACCTCGCCCGCCGCGCCGAGCACGAGATCGTGGTGGCGATGAACGAGGACACTTTTGTTGAGGACCTGGCCAGTGTGGCCCCCGGCGGCGCCTTCTATTACGGCGATCACCTGAAATTTGAGGTCAACCGCACGGACATTTCCGTGTACTCCTTCCCCGCCAAGAAATTTGCCAAGGAATCCACCGCCCCGGCCACCCTGCGCGACTATGTTGCCAACATGGCCTATGTGGGCGTGCTGGCGCACATGCTGGACATTGACATGTCCAAGATCCGTGAAGCGCTGGATTACCACTTTGACGGCAAAGAGAAGCCGATTGCCATCAACATGGGCGTGATCGAGGCCGCCTACGAGTGGGCCAAGACCAGCCTCACCAAGACCGACCCCTTCCGTGTAGAGCCGATGGACGAGACCCAGGGCTTCATCATGGCTGACGGCAACACCGCCGGCGCGCTGGGCTCCATCTTCGGCGGCGTGCAGTTCATGGCCTGGTACCCCATCACTCCGGCCTCCAGCCTGGCTGAAGGCGTAAGCCAGAACATCGCCAAGTTCCGCGACAAAGAAGGCCACGACGGCAAGACCTACGGCATCGTGCAGGCTGAGGACGAATTGGCCGCCATCGGTATGGCCGTGGGGGCCGGCTGGTCTGGCCTGCGCTCGCTGACCTCCACCTCCGGCCCCGGCATCAGCTTGATGACCGAGTTCGTGGGCCTGGCTGCCTATGCCGAGATCCCCGTGGTTATTTGGGATATTCAGCGCGTTGGCCCCAGCACTGGTTTGCCCACGCGCACTTCGCAGGGCGACATCATCTCCACCTACTTCCTGGGTCACGGCGACACCAAGCACATCATGCTGCTGCCCGGTTCGGCCAGCGAATGCTTCGAGTTCGGCTGGAAGTCCTTTGACATCGCCGAGCGCATGCAGACACCTGTCTTCGTAATGAGCGACCTGGACCTGGGCATGAACACCTGGATGACCAAGCCGTTCGAATACCCGAACGTCCCGATGGACCGCGGCAAGATTTTGTGGGAAGAAGACCTGGAGAAGCTGAGTGACTGGCAGCGCTACAAGGATGTGGACGGCGACGGGATCCCCTACCGCACGGTGCCGGGCAACAAGCACCCGCGCAGCGCCTGGTTCGCCCGCGGCACCGGCCACAACGACAATGCCAAGTATAGTGAGCGCAGCGAGGACTGGGAGAAGAACATGGCCCGCCTCAAGCACAAGTTTGAGACGGCCTCCAGCTACATGCCCAAGCCTGAGATCACCGGCAGCGGCAACAAAGTTGGCATCATCTCTTACGGCTCCACTGACGCCGCCATTCTGGAAGCGCGTGATTATTTGGCCGAGAACGGTCTGGAGACCGACTATCTGCGCCTGCGCGCCGTGCCTTTCACCAGTGAGGTCAAGGACTTCATTGACAAGCACGAACGGGTATACGTAGTTGAGATGAACCGCGACGGCCAGATGAACATGATCCTGCGCCTGGAGTACCCAGAGCACACCATGAAACTGATCTCACTCGCCAAACATGACGGCATGCCGCTGACCGCCAACTGGGTCAAGGAAGCCGTAGAGCTTCAGGAGAAGTAG
- a CDS encoding FadR family transcriptional regulator: MLKETTSFDFIKYLANGNGSDRLPSLQELSAEHGVSISVLREQLQVARALGFVEVRPRTGIKRLPYTFAPAVRESLFYAMDRDRAAFDRFSDVRRHLERAYWYEAVERLTPEDIDHLRKLVDRAEEMLQVEPIRVPHAEHRELHLVIYRHLENPFVIGLLEAYWEAYEQVGLSRYTGLAYQVQVWSSHRQIVEAIANQDFERGHQLLNGHFDLIDKRDE, translated from the coding sequence ATGTTGAAAGAAACCACCTCCTTCGACTTTATAAAATACCTTGCCAACGGCAATGGCAGTGACCGCCTGCCCTCGCTCCAGGAACTGAGCGCCGAGCACGGCGTGAGCATTTCGGTTCTGAGAGAGCAACTGCAAGTGGCACGCGCCCTCGGCTTTGTGGAGGTACGGCCGCGCACGGGCATCAAGCGCCTGCCCTACACTTTCGCCCCCGCCGTGCGCGAGAGCCTGTTTTATGCGATGGACCGTGACCGCGCTGCGTTTGACCGCTTCTCAGACGTGCGTCGACATCTGGAGCGCGCCTACTGGTACGAGGCGGTGGAGCGCCTGACACCCGAGGACATTGACCACCTGCGCAAGCTGGTGGACCGTGCCGAAGAGATGCTGCAAGTCGAGCCGATCCGCGTGCCGCATGCGGAACACCGCGAACTGCACCTGGTCATCTACCGCCACCTGGAGAACCCGTTCGTGATCGGCCTACTGGAGGCCTATTGGGAAGCGTACGAGCAAGTGGGCCTGAGCCGTTACACTGGGCTGGCCTACCAGGTGCAGGTTTGGAGTTCGCACCGCCAGATCGTGGAAGCTATTGCCAACCAGGATTTTGAACGTGGCCACCAGCTACTCAATGGCCACTTTGACCTCATCGATAAGCGTGACGAATAA
- the ftsZ gene encoding cell division protein FtsZ gives MEDFNLETQPTKTKLGPVIKVVGLGGGGGNAVDRMIELGLENIDFIAANTDYQVLQRSLAPTKVQLGPLLTRGLGAGGNPEIGRQAAIESRKELEAALEGADMVFLTAGMGGGTGTGSIAIAGEVARELGAVTIAVVTMPFSFEMGRRLKNAQEGLAMLQPNTDTLIAIPNDRLLYVAPQDLPLETAFRMADDVLRQSVQGIAELVTQPGLINVDFAHVRNMMLKGGGALMAIGQGTGQGKAVAAVQQALNHPLLESVSLKDASGVIANFSGGDDLTLFEVGEALGYLRELVNEDVEVVMGVSSDERMTERTQVILVVTGIGAKSLEEVLPGAEKLHPVAVTAAPAKVVAKAAVPAMAAVGMPAEMNGMDVVPDEIGEGETEPSESAFQAGVEAKPVRTEMIAESMPAMPVDVLNDLDVPAFMRKRARFNLRVGE, from the coding sequence ATGGAAGACTTCAACCTGGAAACCCAACCCACCAAGACCAAGCTCGGCCCGGTCATCAAGGTCGTAGGCCTGGGCGGCGGCGGCGGCAACGCCGTGGACCGCATGATCGAGCTGGGTCTGGAGAACATTGACTTCATCGCGGCCAACACTGACTATCAGGTGCTGCAGAGGAGCCTGGCGCCCACCAAGGTGCAGCTTGGCCCCCTGCTGACCCGCGGCCTGGGCGCCGGCGGCAATCCTGAGATCGGCCGCCAGGCCGCCATCGAGAGCCGCAAGGAACTTGAAGCCGCGCTGGAAGGCGCCGACATGGTGTTCCTGACGGCGGGCATGGGCGGCGGGACCGGCACCGGCTCCATCGCCATTGCGGGCGAAGTGGCGCGCGAACTGGGCGCGGTGACGATCGCGGTGGTGACGATGCCGTTCAGCTTTGAGATGGGCCGCCGCCTCAAGAACGCGCAGGAAGGCCTGGCCATGCTGCAACCCAACACGGACACGCTGATCGCGATCCCTAATGACCGCCTGCTGTATGTCGCTCCGCAGGACCTTCCGCTGGAAACTGCCTTCCGCATGGCGGATGATGTGCTGCGCCAGTCTGTGCAGGGCATTGCCGAGCTGGTGACCCAGCCCGGATTGATCAACGTGGACTTTGCGCATGTGCGCAACATGATGCTGAAGGGTGGCGGCGCGCTGATGGCGATCGGCCAGGGCACGGGCCAAGGCAAGGCCGTAGCAGCGGTGCAGCAGGCGCTCAATCACCCGCTGTTGGAGAGCGTTTCCCTCAAGGATGCTTCGGGCGTGATCGCCAACTTCAGTGGCGGTGATGACCTGACCCTGTTCGAAGTCGGCGAAGCGCTGGGTTACCTGCGTGAGCTGGTGAACGAGGATGTGGAAGTGGTGATGGGCGTCTCGAGCGATGAGCGCATGACCGAGCGCACTCAGGTGATCCTGGTGGTGACCGGCATCGGGGCCAAGAGCCTGGAAGAAGTGTTGCCCGGCGCCGAGAAGCTGCACCCGGTAGCGGTGACGGCTGCGCCAGCCAAAGTAGTGGCCAAGGCTGCCGTGCCGGCCATGGCCGCGGTAGGCATGCCCGCCGAGATGAATGGGATGGATGTTGTGCCTGACGAGATCGGCGAGGGCGAGACCGAGCCGAGCGAGAGCGCCTTCCAGGCAGGGGTCGAAGCCAAGCCTGTGCGAACCGAAATGATCGCCGAGAGCATGCCGGCCATGCCGGTGGACGTGCTCAACGATCTGGACGTGCCAGCCTTCATGCGCAAGCGCGCCCGCTTCAACTTGCGGGTGGGCGAATAG
- a CDS encoding NAD-dependent epimerase/dehydratase family protein, producing MILVTGGPGFIGQRLIDRLVQEGHQVRALIRPSSLSPRLPHGVSVQAAISSLADTRGLRAALVGVDTVYHLAGIDWADPGDDLRATDIDGTRSLLQAAQDAGVQRLVYLSHLDADRAAAYPALKTKGIAEEFIRQSPIPHTILRSAIVYGPNDHFTTRLAQLLAYVPRVFPLPGDGASLLQPIWVEDLVTCLAWCLEDDQTLGQTYQVGGPEHMSYKRIIELVMERSGQPRRLLPVRPSYLRMLNVLLHTLAPRLPVSSYWLDYLAADRICELDVVPRVFHLMPARFPQRLEYLQGVDWKASLRANY from the coding sequence ATGATTTTAGTCACCGGTGGCCCAGGCTTTATTGGTCAGCGTTTGATTGACCGCCTGGTGCAGGAGGGCCACCAGGTGCGCGCCCTCATTCGCCCATCCAGCCTTTCGCCGCGGCTCCCGCACGGCGTATCCGTGCAGGCTGCCATCAGCAGCCTGGCGGATACGCGCGGCTTGCGCGCCGCCCTCGTCGGCGTCGACACCGTCTACCACCTGGCCGGCATTGACTGGGCCGACCCCGGCGATGATCTGCGCGCCACCGATATTGACGGCACGCGCAGCCTGCTGCAAGCGGCCCAGGATGCCGGCGTGCAGCGCCTGGTATACCTCAGCCACCTGGATGCCGACCGCGCCGCGGCCTATCCGGCCCTCAAGACCAAGGGCATCGCCGAAGAGTTCATCCGCCAAAGCCCCATCCCGCACACCATCCTGCGCTCTGCCATTGTGTATGGCCCAAACGATCACTTCACCACGCGCCTGGCGCAGTTGCTGGCCTACGTGCCCCGCGTCTTCCCCTTGCCGGGCGATGGCGCCTCGCTCTTGCAGCCCATCTGGGTGGAAGACCTGGTGACCTGCCTGGCCTGGTGTCTGGAAGATGACCAGACCCTTGGCCAGACCTATCAAGTGGGCGGGCCGGAGCACATGTCCTACAAGCGCATCATCGAACTGGTGATGGAGCGGAGCGGCCAGCCGCGCCGCTTGCTGCCCGTGCGCCCCTCGTATCTGCGCATGCTCAATGTCCTGCTGCACACCCTCGCGCCACGCCTTCCGGTCTCCAGCTATTGGCTTGACTATCTGGCCGCTGACCGCATTTGTGAGCTGGACGTGGTGCCGCGTGTGTTTCACCTGATGCCGGCGCGTTTCCCCCAGCGCTTGGAGTATCTGCAAGGCGTGGATTGGAAGGCTAGCTTGCGGGCTAACTACTAG
- a CDS encoding cyclase family protein gives MRTYDVTLTIDPSMPVWPGDPGVTLERVQKIEDGSVANVSRIEMGVHTGTHVDAPYHFIKDGSTVERLSLKTLIGRAYVVHLDDSVDRIMPEHLEAAGIPPRTQRVLIRTRNSKHWAKGDYKPFDEDYVGVDVSAAQYLVKRGVKLVGVDYLSVAPFPEPQPTHVALLKAGVVIVEGLNLSQVAQGRYNFWCLPLKLDKTDGAPARAVLVGV, from the coding sequence ATGCGCACCTACGATGTAACCCTCACCATCGATCCTTCCATGCCCGTGTGGCCCGGCGACCCGGGAGTCACGCTGGAACGCGTGCAGAAGATCGAAGATGGTTCAGTCGCCAATGTTTCGCGCATCGAGATGGGCGTGCACACCGGTACGCATGTAGACGCTCCCTATCACTTCATCAAAGACGGCAGCACCGTCGAGCGTTTGTCGCTCAAGACGCTGATCGGGCGCGCCTATGTGGTGCACCTGGACGATAGCGTTGACCGCATCATGCCTGAGCATTTGGAGGCGGCCGGCATTCCGCCGCGCACGCAGCGCGTGCTCATCCGCACCCGCAACTCCAAACACTGGGCCAAGGGCGATTACAAGCCTTTCGACGAAGATTATGTGGGCGTAGATGTCAGCGCCGCGCAGTACTTGGTCAAGCGCGGCGTCAAGCTGGTGGGCGTGGACTATTTGTCTGTGGCCCCGTTCCCCGAACCGCAGCCCACCCATGTCGCCTTGCTCAAGGCGGGGGTGGTCATCGTGGAAGGGCTCAACCTCTCCCAAGTGGCCCAGGGCCGCTACAACTTCTGGTGTTTGCCCCTCAAGCTGGATAAGACTGACGGTGCCCCGGCGCGGGCGGTATTAGTAGGCGTGTAA
- a CDS encoding N-acetyltransferase, whose protein sequence is MPNIALRLATKEDAAAILEIYAPIVNNTASSFEIEVPALGEMQTRIQSISNSYPWLVAEHESRILGYAYASQYRQRAGYNWAVETSVYVHPDALRQGLAALMYTALFAILKVQGFFKAYAVITLPNPSSVGLHESFGFRHFATFQSVGYKLNTWWDVGWWERVLLPERHAPAQPLWLSALVGSPQIDAILQGQAP, encoded by the coding sequence TTGCCGAATATAGCTCTTCGTCTCGCCACCAAAGAAGATGCCGCTGCAATTTTAGAAATTTACGCGCCAATTGTGAATAATACTGCCTCCTCTTTTGAGATTGAAGTGCCCGCACTTGGCGAGATGCAAACCCGCATCCAAAGCATTTCGAATAGTTATCCCTGGCTTGTTGCTGAGCATGAGAGCCGCATCTTGGGTTACGCCTACGCCAGCCAGTACCGTCAGCGTGCCGGCTATAACTGGGCAGTGGAAACGTCTGTATATGTCCATCCAGATGCTCTCCGCCAGGGATTGGCAGCGCTTATGTATACCGCGCTGTTTGCAATTCTTAAGGTCCAGGGCTTCTTCAAGGCCTACGCAGTCATCACCTTGCCAAATCCAAGCAGCGTGGGCTTGCACGAATCTTTTGGCTTTCGACACTTTGCCACTTTCCAGTCAGTGGGTTACAAGCTCAATACCTGGTGGGATGTGGGATGGTGGGAGCGTGTGCTGCTCCCAGAGCGGCACGCGCCTGCGCAGCCGCTGTGGCTTAGCGCCTTGGTGGGCAGCCCGCAGATTGATGCCATCCTGCAGGGGCAGGCCCCATGA